Proteins encoded within one genomic window of Nonomuraea gerenzanensis:
- a CDS encoding LuxE/PaaK family acyltransferase has product MSAGAGVFTLSEPEREAALVPELAALTARHREACPPYRRILDAIGAAPPYERLADLPWLPVRLFKTHELRSVPEDQVFRVLTSSGTTGQRPSRIHLDREAAATQTRMLAATLRAVLGERRLPMLVADTRSVVRDPTLSARGAGVLGMMNFGRDHTFVLDEQGRVDAEAVKGFLSRHGGERFLVFGFTFMVWLHLRGLGADLSQAVLIHSGGWKRLAEQAVDNAEFRRRLAAECGLTRVHNFYGMVEQIGTVFLEGPDGDGFYCPDFADVVIRDPDTWQEAPTGAPGLIEVVSTLPTSYPGHVLLTEDLGVVRGVDDGSWPGKRFEVLGRLPRAEARGCSDTMGQG; this is encoded by the coding sequence GTGAGTGCCGGGGCCGGGGTGTTCACGCTGAGCGAGCCGGAGCGGGAGGCCGCGCTGGTGCCCGAGCTGGCGGCGCTGACGGCCCGGCACCGCGAGGCCTGCCCGCCGTACCGCAGGATCCTCGACGCCATCGGCGCGGCACCGCCCTACGAGCGGCTCGCCGACCTGCCGTGGCTGCCCGTGCGGCTGTTCAAGACGCACGAGCTGCGCAGCGTCCCGGAGGATCAGGTGTTCCGGGTGCTGACCTCCAGCGGCACCACCGGGCAGCGGCCGAGCCGCATCCACCTCGACCGCGAGGCCGCGGCGACGCAGACCCGCATGCTGGCCGCCACGCTCAGGGCCGTGCTCGGCGAGCGGCGGCTGCCGATGCTCGTGGCCGACACCCGCTCGGTCGTCCGCGACCCGACGCTGAGCGCCCGCGGCGCCGGGGTGCTCGGCATGATGAACTTCGGCAGAGACCACACCTTCGTCCTCGACGAGCAGGGGCGCGTCGACGCGGAGGCGGTCAAGGGCTTCCTGTCGCGGCACGGCGGCGAGCGCTTCCTGGTCTTCGGCTTCACGTTCATGGTCTGGCTGCACCTGCGCGGCCTCGGCGCCGACCTGTCACAGGCGGTGCTGATCCACTCCGGCGGCTGGAAGCGGCTGGCCGAGCAGGCCGTCGACAACGCCGAGTTCCGGCGGCGGCTGGCCGCCGAGTGCGGGCTGACCCGGGTGCACAACTTCTACGGCATGGTCGAGCAGATCGGCACCGTGTTCCTGGAGGGGCCCGACGGTGACGGCTTCTACTGCCCCGACTTCGCCGACGTCGTGATCCGCGACCCCGACACCTGGCAGGAGGCGCCCACCGGCGCGCCCGGGCTGATCGAGGTGGTGAGCACGCTGCCGACGTCGTATCCGGGGCATGTGCTGCTCACCGAGGATCTGGGGGTGGTGCGGGGGGTGGACGACGGGAGCTGGCCGGGCAAGCGGTTCGAGGTGCTGGGCAGGTTGCCGCGGGCCGAGGCGCGTGGGTGCAGTGACACCATGGGGCAGGGCTGA
- a CDS encoding AMP-binding protein, whose amino-acid sequence MFPHPQAQLIPSGAEEGIGGDKLAHYVKRAAENLDGLRPGPLFCAMRNTLASVFCYLGAWHAGRPIALLDPDLPAGTLADLAERFRPAALLGFTNPLDDPPPPRTDVPDPHPDLGLLLATSGSTGSPKLVRLSRQAVLSNAQAIATALSIGPGEIAITSLPLHYSYGLSVLNSHLIAGGAVVLTEAGLLERSFWADLLAYDCTSLAAVPYQYSMMRRIHFDRSKYPKLTTLTQAGGRLAPELAEEFAAQVDRFYVMYGQTEATARMAVLPPDRLADKLGTVGVALPGGSLEIDGGEIVYRGPNVMMGYAENAADLARGDDLGGVLRTGDLGTLDPEGFLQVTGRLKRIAKVFGTRVNLDDVERMLRDLGPVAVTSGDDRVTVWTETLDPAAQVRMARRLGAELRLHWSGFDMRHIDHLPLLPTGKIDYRTLESLT is encoded by the coding sequence ATGTTCCCGCACCCGCAGGCCCAGCTGATCCCCTCGGGCGCCGAGGAGGGCATCGGCGGCGACAAGCTGGCCCACTACGTCAAGCGCGCCGCGGAGAATCTCGACGGGCTGCGGCCCGGCCCGCTGTTCTGCGCCATGCGCAACACGCTGGCCTCCGTGTTCTGCTACCTCGGCGCCTGGCACGCCGGGCGGCCGATCGCGCTGCTCGACCCCGACCTGCCGGCCGGCACGCTGGCCGACCTGGCGGAGCGGTTCAGGCCGGCCGCGCTGCTCGGGTTCACCAACCCGCTCGACGACCCGCCGCCGCCCCGCACCGACGTGCCCGACCCCCATCCCGACCTCGGCCTGCTGCTGGCCACCTCCGGCTCGACGGGCAGCCCCAAGCTCGTGCGCCTGTCGCGCCAGGCCGTGCTGTCCAACGCCCAGGCCATCGCCACCGCCCTGTCGATCGGGCCGGGCGAGATCGCGATCACCAGCCTGCCGCTGCACTACAGCTACGGCCTGTCGGTGCTCAACAGCCATCTCATCGCGGGCGGCGCGGTGGTGCTGACCGAGGCGGGGCTGCTGGAGCGCTCGTTCTGGGCGGATCTGCTGGCCTACGACTGCACGTCGCTGGCCGCCGTGCCGTACCAGTACTCGATGATGCGCCGCATCCACTTCGACCGCTCCAAGTACCCGAAGCTCACCACGCTCACGCAGGCGGGCGGGCGGCTCGCGCCGGAGCTGGCCGAGGAGTTCGCCGCCCAGGTGGACCGCTTCTACGTGATGTACGGCCAGACGGAGGCCACGGCCCGCATGGCCGTGCTGCCACCCGACCGGCTGGCCGACAAGCTCGGCACGGTCGGCGTCGCCCTGCCCGGCGGGTCGCTGGAGATCGACGGCGGCGAGATCGTCTACCGCGGGCCCAACGTCATGATGGGCTACGCGGAGAACGCCGCGGATCTCGCCAGGGGCGACGACCTGGGCGGCGTGCTGCGCACGGGCGACCTCGGCACGCTCGACCCCGAAGGCTTCCTCCAGGTCACCGGGCGGCTCAAGCGCATCGCCAAGGTCTTCGGCACCCGGGTCAACCTCGACGACGTGGAGCGCATGCTGCGCGACCTCGGCCCCGTGGCGGTCACCAGCGGCGACGACCGGGTGACGGTGTGGACCGAGACGCTCGACCCGGCCGCCCAGGTCCGCATGGCCCGGCGGCTGGGGGCCGAGCTGCGGCTGCACTGGAGCGGGTTCGACATGCGGCACATCGACCACCTGCCGCTGCTGCCGACCGGCAAGATCGACTATCGCACGCTGGAGTCACTCACGTGA
- a CDS encoding SDR family NAD(P)-dependent oxidoreductase: MASARPPSDAPAGGAGPRADDAARLARVALVTGSTRGIGRAVATTLAVRGHTVVVHGREEERAAKAAAEVAAETGGAVDSVAGEVGELAQVSAMMRRIYERHGRLDGLVVNAGVHEAGLLGMTGQATIERLFQVNAVGATHTLQAALRLLRRGSAPAVVLVASVMGRAGGPGQAVYSATKAAIIGLTMAAAKELGPSGVRVNAVAPGYIRTDLLGTLGDDARAGVVAATPLRRLGEPGDVAAAVAFLLSPQAGFVTGQVLGVDGGLVP; encoded by the coding sequence ATGGCATCGGCGCGGCCGCCCTCTGACGCGCCCGCCGGGGGCGCGGGGCCACGGGCCGACGACGCCGCGCGCCTGGCCCGCGTCGCGCTGGTGACGGGCTCGACCAGGGGCATCGGCCGGGCCGTGGCCACCACGCTGGCGGTCCGCGGGCACACGGTCGTGGTGCACGGGCGCGAGGAGGAGCGGGCGGCGAAGGCGGCGGCCGAGGTCGCGGCCGAGACCGGCGGCGCGGTCGACTCCGTCGCCGGCGAGGTGGGCGAGCTGGCGCAGGTGTCGGCCATGATGCGGCGGATCTACGAGCGGCACGGGCGGCTCGACGGGCTCGTCGTCAACGCGGGCGTGCACGAGGCGGGCCTGCTCGGCATGACGGGCCAGGCCACCATCGAGCGCCTCTTCCAGGTCAACGCCGTCGGCGCCACCCACACCCTGCAGGCCGCGCTGCGGCTGCTGCGCAGGGGCTCGGCCCCGGCCGTGGTGCTGGTGGCCTCGGTCATGGGCCGCGCGGGCGGCCCGGGGCAGGCGGTCTACTCGGCGACCAAGGCCGCGATCATCGGGCTCACCATGGCCGCGGCCAAGGAGCTCGGGCCGTCCGGGGTCAGGGTCAACGCCGTGGCCCCCGGCTACATCCGCACCGACCTGCTCGGCACGCTCGGCGACGACGCCCGCGCGGGCGTGGTCGCGGCGACCCCGCTGCGCCGGCTCGGCGAGCCTGGCGACGTGGCGGCGGCCGTGGCGTTCCTGCTGTCGCCGCAGGCCGGGTTCGTGACCGGGCAGGTGCTCGGCGTGGACGGCGGGCTGGTGCCGTGA
- a CDS encoding acyl carrier protein: MSHLDRLRAVFRMALNLPPDADVDGLAYRAIPQWDSLAHMALIAAMEDEFSIMIDTDEMIDMSSFAEAAGLLEKHGIGAAAL, from the coding sequence ATGAGTCATCTCGATCGCCTGCGGGCCGTCTTCCGCATGGCGCTCAACCTTCCGCCCGACGCCGACGTCGACGGCCTCGCCTACCGCGCCATCCCGCAGTGGGACTCCCTCGCGCACATGGCACTGATCGCGGCGATGGAGGACGAGTTCTCCATCATGATCGACACCGACGAGATGATCGACATGAGCTCGTTCGCCGAGGCGGCCGGGCTGCTGGAGAAGCATGGCATCGGCGCGGCCGCCCTCTGA